The uncultured Treponema sp. genomic interval TCGAAAATCGCTCAGTGTCAATCGAAGAAACTTTTTTCATCAAGTTATAGAAATTTTTCTTGTCTATATTTGTTTTGATTTTTTCCTCATAAACTGAAAAATTATTCTTTGCAAAAATAACATTGCGGTTTTCCTTTAAAGCGTAAATCAGGGAAACAAAAACAGCCTGCCGCCTGTCCTCAACATCGCTTGCATTTTCAGACGGACTTTTGTACATAACATAGTCATGGATTTTATCTCCGTCCAGAACAACTGCGCCGCTCGGAAAAAGACAGCGCATTCCGTTTTCATCAGTTTCATCAACAGGAAATGAAATAAAAACATTCAGCCCGCCAAGATAATCCGTAAGCAGCTCCAAGTCTGAAAGCTTTATTTCAATTGTAAAAGGAATTTGCTTTCCGATAAGTTTTTCAATTTCTTCTTTATAAGAAGCAAGACCTTTTTCCTTGTAAACTGAATCAATTCTGTCTACACGTCCAAGGCTTTTATAAATCGCGCCAGTATTTCCCAAAATATCAAAAGCGGCGGCTTGCCCTGTCTTCGGATAAAAAACAAGAACATCAGTTGAAAGCGCGTTTCCTTCGTCATCCTTTAAAATCCAAAGGCTGTTTATAACAGGATTCAGCTTAAGATTTTCTTCAATAGGATCTACACGAAGCGACAATGCCACAAAGCCAACAACGCCAATAATAATCACAAGAATAGCAAGAAGAAAAATTCCATTTCTTTGTTCTTTTGAAATATTCATTTTTACCATCCTTAAAGTTTAACTGGCACGCAGAGAATTTTCCGCGGAAATCTGCTTTTTCAAATCTGCTTCAAATTCATAGCTTGAATCCGCAATTTTTTTCTGCCTGTTTTTTAAATATTCCATGTTTTCCTGAACAACAAAAAGCGTCATTTCATTCAGCGTCATAGAAAAAAGTTTTTTTCTATATTCTTCCGTTGACTGCGGACGTCCTGGCTCAACTTTGTCAGCAACATAAATAATTTTTGCAAGCGGACACAAACCTGCGCCGCCAAGAGTATGGTTTGCAACTGCCTGAATAACATCAGGATTTTTCACAGAAAATTTCTTCTGAAGCAAAACCGCGGCAGCTCTTCCATGCAAAAGCGAAGGCTTGTTTTTTTCAATTTCAGAAATAGAATTTCCGTCTTCGGACGCAAGAGAAAGAATTTCAGAATCTTCCATATTCTTGCAAATATCATGGGAAAGTCCAGCAAGATAACCAATGTCTTTGTCGTAGCCGAACAAGCCGCACATAAAAGCCGCCGTTTCCGCAACACGC includes:
- a CDS encoding LCP family protein, giving the protein MNISKEQRNGIFLLAILVIIIGVVGFVALSLRVDPIEENLKLNPVINSLWILKDDEGNALSTDVLVFYPKTGQAAAFDILGNTGAIYKSLGRVDRIDSVYKEKGLASYKEEIEKLIGKQIPFTIEIKLSDLELLTDYLGGLNVFISFPVDETDENGMRCLFPSGAVVLDGDKIHDYVMYKSPSENASDVEDRRQAVFVSLIYALKENRNVIFAKNNFSVYEEKIKTNIDKKNFYNLMKKVSSIDTERFSIQTITGSLRTVDGKTLLFPYYDGQLIKDVINQAISSLVSGDSGNQNRIYVLVIQNGTTEQGLARNTSFLLQSAGYEVLETKNADRNDYEKTEIINHIGNSEAAKTLGNFIHCANIIDEEVMPENADSTSAAQADFTIILGKDFNGRFVKGSSSAKSSE
- the yqeK gene encoding bis(5'-nucleosyl)-tetraphosphatase (symmetrical) YqeK, with the protein product MEAKTEQLIEKIRKYAKSALKEKRFEHSVRVAETAAFMCGLFGYDKDIGYLAGLSHDICKNMEDSEILSLASEDGNSISEIEKNKPSLLHGRAAAVLLQKKFSVKNPDVIQAVANHTLGGAGLCPLAKIIYVADKVEPGRPQSTEEYRKKLFSMTLNEMTLFVVQENMEYLKNRQKKIADSSYEFEADLKKQISAENSLRAS